From Candidatus Hydrogenedentota bacterium, a single genomic window includes:
- a CDS encoding carbohydrate ABC transporter permease: protein MKSSASPLRPGRTQRIAAHALLLALCVPFILPLVWMTSTSLKTDDQIYAREGRDTAISLTSLIPSPVKWSNYAEAVQTVPVGAYLRNTIFLCAANVAGAVLASAIVAYGFARLRFRGREVLFMLMISTMALPGQVTMIPVFALFRALGWYGTFLPLIVPACFGNPFYIFLMRQFFRTIPEELAEAARIDGASEWRIFWQVMLPLAKPAMATCALFQFLYTWNDFFGPLLYINDPTKYTLAYGLQQFMSSYGGEWAQLMAGACIFTVPVIVLFFLAQRTFIQGIATTGGKA, encoded by the coding sequence ATGAAGAGTAGCGCATCTCCCCTGCGCCCGGGCAGAACCCAGCGTATCGCGGCACACGCGCTCCTCCTCGCGTTGTGCGTCCCCTTCATCCTGCCGCTGGTGTGGATGACCTCGACCTCGCTCAAGACAGACGACCAGATCTACGCCCGCGAAGGGCGTGACACGGCCATCTCGCTGACGAGCCTTATTCCGAGCCCCGTCAAATGGAGCAACTATGCCGAGGCCGTTCAGACCGTGCCCGTGGGCGCGTATCTGCGCAACACGATCTTCCTGTGCGCGGCAAACGTCGCTGGGGCGGTCCTGGCAAGCGCCATTGTGGCCTACGGATTTGCGCGATTGCGATTCCGCGGGCGGGAAGTGTTGTTCATGCTCATGATCTCGACCATGGCGCTTCCCGGGCAGGTAACGATGATCCCCGTGTTCGCCTTGTTCCGCGCCCTCGGATGGTACGGCACTTTTCTGCCCCTTATCGTGCCGGCGTGTTTCGGCAACCCGTTTTACATCTTCCTGATGCGACAGTTCTTCCGGACAATTCCCGAGGAACTCGCCGAAGCCGCCCGGATAGACGGCGCGAGCGAATGGCGCATCTTCTGGCAGGTCATGTTGCCCCTCGCAAAACCCGCCATGGCCACCTGCGCCCTGTTCCAGTTCCTGTATACGTGGAACGACTTCTTCGGGCCGCTGCTCTACATCAACGATCCCACGAAATACACCCTTGCCTACGGGCTGCAGCAGTTCATGTCGAGCTACGGCGGCGAATGGGCACAGCTCATGGCTGGCGCGTGCATTTTTACCGTCCCCGTGATCGTGCTGTTCTTCCTTGCACAGCGCACCTTTATCCAGGGGATCGCCACCACCGGCGGCAAGGCGTAG